A genomic segment from Trichocoleus sp. encodes:
- a CDS encoding D-Ala-D-Ala carboxypeptidase family metallohydrolase, whose protein sequence is MAGLNPEQRNYYYLLEAARTGIHKPVLAALYLAQRRPNLEDGEVGLGISPANRIPLEQVNSFPEQVQFAANSIRSITDRLTGQGWKSADIWSNEAGRYTDRFLQAVAAGYMPPVSDLTVARLEACSFETLAQAYVEDLTIDYKAGGLPQNLDYLDPALLQFAERLPRYYLGLGYQRDAILETLRIWRKLNNRVMAVASLMRLPETDPSLNTLDEIRLDQPLIQFVQQISPFYNGYPYQREALIRLTQLWRQLDSREEAIASLQNNPSAETNIQIIDPALVAFVQRIPQFYQSRGDQRNALTETYRVWNSLDSRTTVLIKLGIDPQILTASNPDRNALVNAATQLDRALIEFIKQIPFLYRENDQQREALIRLVQLWRNFDSREKAVQSLLDDVRRMERARRDSPDAPPKPEPATLPPRPPRWTPNNLQMHASIVPNGNFTWAEATHGGTRMPPNQATVDAMIRIATLAQQARDRIGRPFRITSWYRPSEINREVGGASQSQHMVGDAIDFYCDGLTGDQIYRALDPWWTGGLGRYSSYPDLCHIDARGYRARWIH, encoded by the coding sequence ATGGCAGGATTGAACCCAGAGCAGCGCAACTACTACTATCTTCTTGAAGCCGCCCGCACCGGGATTCATAAACCAGTTTTGGCAGCGTTGTATCTGGCGCAGCGTCGCCCTAATCTAGAAGATGGAGAAGTCGGATTAGGGATTTCGCCTGCCAACCGGATTCCCTTAGAGCAAGTGAATTCTTTTCCAGAGCAGGTGCAGTTTGCCGCAAATAGCATTCGCAGCATTACCGATCGCCTCACAGGACAAGGCTGGAAGAGTGCCGATATTTGGAGCAACGAGGCAGGACGCTACACCGATCGCTTCCTCCAGGCGGTTGCAGCAGGCTATATGCCACCTGTGAGTGACCTGACGGTAGCACGTTTAGAGGCTTGCAGTTTCGAGACGTTAGCTCAAGCCTATGTTGAGGATTTGACGATCGATTACAAAGCTGGAGGCTTACCCCAGAATCTAGATTATCTTGACCCAGCCCTGCTGCAATTTGCTGAACGGTTGCCCCGCTACTATTTGGGATTGGGCTATCAGCGAGATGCCATACTCGAAACACTGCGAATTTGGCGAAAACTAAACAACCGAGTGATGGCAGTCGCCTCACTGATGCGGCTACCCGAAACCGATCCAAGTCTCAATACGCTGGATGAAATCCGTCTTGATCAACCGCTGATCCAGTTCGTACAGCAGATCTCGCCCTTCTACAATGGCTACCCCTACCAGCGCGAAGCATTGATCCGGCTGACCCAACTTTGGCGACAGTTAGACTCTCGTGAAGAAGCGATCGCTTCCCTGCAAAATAATCCTTCGGCTGAAACCAATATTCAAATTATTGATCCGGCTCTCGTTGCGTTTGTCCAGCGTATACCGCAGTTTTACCAGAGTCGCGGCGATCAGCGTAATGCGCTAACTGAAACTTACCGCGTCTGGAATAGCTTAGATTCTCGTACCACGGTTCTGATCAAACTGGGCATTGATCCACAAATTCTGACGGCAAGTAACCCCGATCGCAATGCCTTGGTGAATGCCGCAACGCAACTCGATCGCGCTCTGATTGAGTTTATTAAGCAAATTCCATTTCTTTACCGCGAAAACGACCAGCAGCGGGAAGCCTTAATTCGTCTGGTACAGCTATGGCGTAATTTTGATAGTCGTGAGAAAGCAGTCCAGTCTCTTCTAGATGATGTGCGACGGATGGAACGGGCTCGTCGAGATTCCCCAGATGCTCCACCAAAGCCAGAACCAGCAACCTTACCCCCTCGTCCGCCTCGCTGGACACCAAACAATTTACAAATGCATGCCTCTATTGTCCCCAATGGCAATTTCACTTGGGCAGAGGCAACCCATGGCGGAACCCGAATGCCGCCCAACCAGGCAACCGTAGACGCGATGATCCGCATTGCTACCCTGGCGCAGCAAGCCCGCGATCGAATTGGGCGACCCTTCCGGATTACGAGCTGGTATCGTCCTTCAGAAATTAATCGTGAGGTGGGTGGAGCTTCCCAAAGTCAGCACATGGTTGGCGATGCGATCGACTTTTACTGTGATGGGCTGACAGGCGATCAAATTTATCGGGCGCTTGATCCCTGGTGGACGGGAGGCTTAGGGCGCTACAGCAGCTATCCTGACCTTTGCCACATCGATGCGCGCGGTTATCGGGCTCGGTGGATACATTAG
- a CDS encoding serpin family protein has protein sequence MTRLLAQPARPSDPTPMEAVALDSRLVDANTRFGFKLFAQVFQRGDKNVLISPASVAIVLGMTHNGASGQTQHAMQQTLAFEGMSLEQVNQANQALLSQIQNADAEVTLTIANSLWAMAGLTFQPDFVQHNQTFYAADITQLDFSHPDAADRINAWVNNKTAGKIPEIVGQINPNDILFLINAIYFKGNWTTPFNPSNTIDRPFHLADGSVKSHPFMSQPGRYSYLETDQFQAIQLPYGKKRWQMLLFLPKPNSDLTRFAQSLTSENWQTWMHRFMVSPGIIQLPRFRLEYGLSLVDALKALGMSIAFDPDHADFAAMTDRPAYISEVQHKTFMEVNEAGTEAAAATSVTVTTRAALPQPPFQMTVDRPFFYAIQDETTGTILFTGAIGEPEG, from the coding sequence TTGACGAGATTGCTTGCCCAACCTGCTCGACCCAGTGATCCAACTCCAATGGAAGCTGTCGCGCTCGATTCTCGCCTTGTGGATGCCAACACTCGTTTTGGGTTCAAGCTGTTTGCTCAGGTGTTTCAGCGTGGCGATAAGAATGTGCTGATTTCACCCGCGAGTGTCGCGATCGTGCTGGGCATGACCCACAACGGTGCCAGTGGACAGACTCAGCATGCAATGCAGCAAACCCTTGCCTTCGAGGGGATGAGTTTAGAGCAGGTCAATCAAGCCAATCAAGCTTTGCTGTCGCAGATTCAAAATGCAGATGCAGAGGTGACGCTGACGATTGCCAATTCGCTGTGGGCAATGGCAGGACTCACGTTTCAGCCGGACTTTGTCCAGCACAATCAAACTTTTTATGCGGCTGATATCACCCAACTCGACTTTAGCCATCCTGATGCAGCCGATCGCATTAATGCCTGGGTCAACAACAAGACAGCAGGAAAAATTCCCGAAATCGTTGGACAAATCAACCCAAACGATATCTTGTTTTTAATCAACGCCATCTACTTTAAGGGCAACTGGACAACTCCCTTCAATCCATCCAATACGATCGATCGTCCTTTTCATCTTGCCGATGGCTCGGTTAAATCTCATCCTTTCATGAGTCAGCCAGGACGCTACAGTTACCTGGAAACCGACCAATTTCAAGCCATTCAGCTCCCCTACGGCAAAAAACGCTGGCAGATGTTGCTCTTTTTGCCCAAACCTAATTCTGATCTGACTCGCTTTGCTCAAAGCCTCACTTCTGAAAACTGGCAGACCTGGATGCATCGCTTTATGGTGAGTCCTGGCATAATCCAACTCCCCCGCTTCCGCCTGGAATATGGGCTTAGCCTGGTTGATGCCCTGAAAGCACTGGGAATGAGCATTGCCTTCGATCCAGATCACGCCGACTTTGCTGCCATGACCGATCGCCCTGCCTATATCAGCGAGGTGCAGCACAAAACCTTTATGGAAGTGAACGAAGCCGGAACCGAAGCCGCCGCCGCCACCTCTGTCACAGTCACCACCCGCGCTGCCCTGCCCCAACCTCCTTTCCAAATGACCGTCGATCGCCCATTTTTCTATGCGATTCAAGACGAAACAACGGGAACGATCTTATTTACGGGAGCGATCGGGGAGCCAGAAGGGTAA
- a CDS encoding LCP family protein: MSTNLSDSAPGSAPVTSSHQWRWLWLILGLVGVAGISASAGALLAVAISGTPLLQSKLSLEDAKVFNQKEPITTGMSLRLPQLTRPVNIMVLGIKVLASETEDAPPESRNLSYDPVVNSLNGLADSMLLVRFNPPEHQLVVMSLPRDTRTWVEGGGLTKLNEANVYGGPALAARSVSDLLGGVGIDRYIRINVQGVEKLIDALGGITVNVPQDMYYKDDTQHLYIDLKKGEQHLNGAKAVQFLRFRYDQNGDIGRVQRQQMFMRALIEQALKPSTLGRLPQVLSVIQTNIDTNLSVEELLALAGFAAQTNRPNVQMLMLPGDFSSASEFDLSYWLPNHSKIAQLMQQYFGLTNVDPVVSALSSNATIAVQDSTGEDATVQELLNTLKDKGYANLYVDNPWNEPLATTQIVAQSGDLSSAEAIQQSLGFGEVLVESTGDLQSDVTIRLGQDALQPTQPVAAPTPELQTPKTEPEAERSIPTPAASPTPSFSPIPEAMPVQPSLVPEATPTPIEKPIPKVSPVPLAQ, translated from the coding sequence GTGTCCACGAATTTGTCTGACTCTGCCCCCGGTTCTGCTCCTGTTACTTCATCCCATCAATGGCGTTGGCTCTGGCTGATATTAGGTCTAGTTGGGGTGGCGGGTATTTCTGCCTCAGCAGGCGCACTGTTAGCAGTTGCAATTTCGGGTACGCCGCTGCTGCAAAGTAAGTTGAGCCTAGAAGACGCAAAAGTCTTTAATCAAAAAGAACCGATCACTACAGGAATGAGTCTGCGGCTGCCGCAATTGACGCGCCCAGTCAACATCATGGTTTTGGGGATTAAAGTTCTGGCTTCCGAGACAGAAGACGCGCCGCCGGAGTCGCGCAATTTGAGCTACGATCCGGTGGTTAATTCGCTAAACGGCTTAGCCGACTCGATGCTGCTGGTGCGATTCAATCCACCCGAACACCAGCTTGTTGTAATGTCGCTGCCTCGTGATACAAGAACCTGGGTTGAAGGGGGCGGTCTAACAAAACTTAATGAAGCAAATGTTTATGGCGGACCTGCGTTAGCCGCGCGATCGGTCAGCGATTTGTTAGGCGGAGTGGGAATCGATCGCTATATCCGCATTAACGTTCAAGGGGTGGAAAAACTGATTGATGCGCTGGGTGGCATTACGGTCAACGTCCCCCAGGATATGTACTACAAGGATGATACGCAACACCTCTATATTGATCTTAAGAAAGGAGAACAGCACCTAAACGGCGCAAAGGCTGTTCAATTCTTGCGATTTCGCTATGACCAGAATGGGGACATTGGCAGAGTACAGCGGCAGCAGATGTTTATGCGTGCCCTGATCGAGCAAGCTCTGAAGCCTTCAACCCTGGGACGACTGCCGCAAGTTCTTTCAGTGATTCAGACGAATATTGATACCAACCTGAGTGTAGAAGAACTACTAGCGCTGGCGGGTTTTGCCGCTCAAACTAATCGTCCCAATGTACAGATGCTCATGCTGCCCGGAGATTTTAGCTCTGCCTCAGAGTTTGATCTCAGCTACTGGCTACCTAACCACAGCAAGATTGCTCAACTGATGCAGCAGTATTTTGGGTTAACGAATGTTGATCCAGTGGTAAGCGCGCTTTCCAGCAATGCCACGATCGCCGTTCAAGATAGCACCGGAGAAGATGCCACCGTACAAGAGCTGCTGAATACCTTGAAGGATAAGGGCTACGCGAATCTCTATGTAGATAACCCCTGGAATGAGCCATTGGCAACAACCCAGATTGTGGCACAGAGCGGCGATTTGAGTAGCGCAGAAGCAATTCAGCAGTCGTTAGGGTTTGGAGAAGTGCTGGTGGAGAGTACAGGAGACTTGCAATCGGATGTGACGATCCGCTTAGGACAAGATGCCCTTCAGCCTACGCAGCCTGTTGCCGCACCGACGCCTGAGCTTCAGACACCAAAGACAGAGCCAGAAGCAGAGCGATCGATCCCCACACCTGCTGCCTCTCCCACACCGTCATTTAGCCCAATCCCTGAGGCAATGCCCGTTCAACCGTCTCTTGTTCCTGAAGCAACGCCCACACCAATTGAAAAGCCAATTCCAAAGGTTTCACCCGTACCACTTGCTCAGTAA
- a CDS encoding PD-(D/E)XK nuclease family protein: MLLDNKKQDILGRLVINNQDLDFLESTLSEFNIFEAIGIIRQEIKHSNFLAFLLNPSESHRLSDLFLKKLLICALLNSENASLSPIEVDIADLEDAEIRREWKNIDILIYSPANKLVFAIENKVDSSEHSNQLARYRETVSIEFPECRKIFLYLTKEGHLASDAEWLSLSYREVIGVIESICNQNRSTIGDDVYTLMSHYVSLVKRHLMSNSDIAKLCQKIYKQHRQALDLIYEHRPDLQSEVSEFIQQIIQDSIEAEVERDDSSKQFIRFAPKEWDDLAFQKTCPGWTSSQRVLLFEFVNEPQYLGLDLVIGPSGGELKQAIFKTIKELKIAGLTRSKLKETGWSHIWKQRILDFSDYGDSDLESLQEKIESFWKKYLNNEIKLIRQAIAQLKLDPRP; encoded by the coding sequence ATGCTACTTGATAATAAGAAACAGGATATTCTTGGCAGATTAGTCATTAACAATCAAGACTTAGATTTTTTGGAGTCAACTCTATCAGAGTTTAATATTTTTGAAGCAATTGGAATTATCAGACAAGAAATTAAACATTCTAATTTTCTCGCTTTTTTACTTAATCCATCAGAGAGCCATCGATTAAGTGATCTGTTTCTCAAAAAACTGTTAATTTGTGCATTGCTCAACTCAGAAAATGCGTCTTTGAGTCCTATAGAAGTTGACATTGCAGATTTAGAAGATGCAGAAATCCGACGAGAGTGGAAGAATATTGATATTTTAATTTATTCTCCAGCTAACAAATTGGTTTTTGCGATTGAAAACAAAGTAGATTCTTCAGAACATTCCAATCAGTTAGCAAGATACAGAGAAACAGTTTCTATAGAGTTTCCTGAGTGTCGAAAAATCTTTTTGTACCTGACAAAAGAAGGACATCTAGCCTCTGATGCAGAATGGTTATCCCTGAGCTATCGGGAAGTTATAGGTGTGATTGAATCAATCTGCAATCAAAATCGATCGACCATCGGTGATGATGTTTATACCTTAATGAGTCATTACGTTAGTCTTGTCAAGAGACATCTTATGAGTAACTCAGATATTGCAAAGCTGTGTCAGAAAATCTATAAGCAACATCGACAAGCTCTTGATCTAATTTATGAACATCGCCCAGACTTACAGTCAGAAGTTTCCGAGTTCATTCAGCAAATTATTCAAGATAGTATAGAGGCAGAAGTTGAGAGAGACGATAGCAGCAAGCAGTTTATTCGGTTTGCGCCAAAAGAATGGGATGATCTGGCTTTCCAAAAGACCTGTCCTGGATGGACAAGCAGTCAGCGTGTTTTATTATTCGAGTTTGTGAACGAGCCTCAATATCTGGGATTGGATCTAGTTATTGGTCCAAGTGGTGGAGAACTTAAACAAGCGATTTTTAAGACCATAAAAGAACTGAAAATTGCTGGTCTGACGAGAAGTAAGTTAAAAGAGACAGGATGGAGTCATATTTGGAAGCAAAGGATTCTTGATTTCTCAGATTATGGGGATAGTGATTTAGAAAGCCTACAAGAGAAAATTGAATCCTTCTGGAAAAAGTATCTCAACAATGAGATAAAGCTGATTCGTCAAGCTATCGCTCAATTAAAGCTAGACCCAAGACCCTAG
- a CDS encoding S9 family peptidase, translated as MQTATESPLLTQLPPLIPREILFGNPERARPQLSPDGKYLAYVAPDEKDVLQVWLRTIGQEDDHQLTADKKRGIRMYFWTYDGNHLIYMQDADGDENFHCYLVDIHTNLVRDLTPFQGVKAQPIELDPHFPDQLLVALNLNNPQVFDVYRVNLNTGAVEFDTANPGNIVSWTSDAQFQIRAAVAATADGGSDLLYRETIDQDWENLRHWGAEDEGSPAEFSLDGKTLYIIGNHDFNAQRLLALDLATKQETVIAEDPQYDVGGIVTHPTSRVLQAVAFYKDKLEWQILDSSIAADFEAISQVRSGEYGISSRTLADDRWLVSYTTDDGPVYYYLYDRATKESTLLFSNKPILETQPLTSMQPVSYDARDGLTIHGYLTLPANLPAKNLPAVLLVHGGPWARDTWGYDPEAQWLANRGYAVLQINFRGSTGYGKAFLNAGNREWAAKMHDDLLDGVNWLTQQGIADPAKVAIMGGSYGGYATLVGLTFTPDVFAAGVDIVGPSSLITLMQSIPPYWEPLKAQFYHRVGNLDTEAEFLKSRSPLFFIDRIQKPLLIGQGANDPRVKQAESDQIVEAMQKAGKPVEYALYTDEGHGFARPENRLHFYAVAEEFLAKYLGGRCEPIGEISGHSGIVR; from the coding sequence ATGCAAACTGCAACTGAATCCCCCTTGTTAACTCAATTGCCTCCTCTCATTCCGCGTGAGATTCTGTTTGGTAACCCAGAGCGTGCTCGTCCGCAGCTTTCACCAGATGGCAAGTACCTTGCTTATGTTGCTCCGGATGAAAAAGATGTTTTGCAGGTCTGGCTCCGCACAATCGGGCAGGAAGACGATCACCAGCTGACCGCAGACAAAAAGCGGGGCATCCGGATGTATTTCTGGACGTATGACGGTAATCATTTGATCTACATGCAAGATGCTGATGGTGATGAGAATTTTCATTGCTATTTAGTTGATATTCACACCAATCTCGTCCGTGATCTGACTCCCTTTCAGGGTGTAAAAGCTCAACCGATCGAGCTTGATCCTCATTTCCCTGATCAGCTGTTGGTAGCGCTCAACTTAAACAACCCTCAAGTGTTTGATGTGTATCGAGTGAATCTCAACACTGGAGCAGTGGAGTTTGATACTGCCAACCCTGGAAATATTGTTAGTTGGACATCAGACGCTCAGTTTCAAATTCGGGCAGCCGTTGCTGCAACTGCCGATGGTGGATCGGATCTGCTGTACCGGGAAACGATCGATCAGGACTGGGAAAACCTGCGTCACTGGGGAGCTGAAGATGAGGGATCTCCGGCAGAATTTTCGCTCGATGGCAAAACGCTCTATATCATTGGCAATCATGATTTCAACGCTCAGCGTCTACTCGCGCTTGATCTGGCGACGAAGCAAGAAACCGTAATTGCTGAAGATCCACAATATGATGTGGGTGGCATTGTCACTCATCCTACAAGCCGCGTCCTACAAGCTGTTGCCTTCTACAAAGACAAACTGGAATGGCAGATTTTAGACTCCAGCATCGCAGCCGATTTTGAGGCAATTTCTCAAGTTCGATCGGGTGAATATGGCATTAGTAGCCGCACTTTGGCAGACGATCGCTGGCTTGTTTCATACACCACTGATGATGGTCCGGTGTATTACTATTTGTACGATCGGGCAACAAAAGAGAGTACGCTGCTTTTTAGCAATAAACCAATTCTGGAAACACAGCCGCTCACATCCATGCAGCCTGTTTCTTATGATGCCAGGGATGGGCTAACGATTCATGGTTATCTCACTCTTCCTGCTAATCTTCCTGCCAAAAACTTACCCGCTGTTTTATTGGTGCATGGTGGGCCCTGGGCAAGAGATACCTGGGGCTATGATCCAGAGGCACAGTGGTTAGCAAATCGGGGCTATGCGGTACTGCAAATCAATTTCCGAGGCTCGACTGGCTATGGCAAAGCCTTTTTGAATGCTGGAAACCGAGAATGGGCAGCTAAAATGCACGATGATTTGCTGGATGGCGTCAACTGGCTCACCCAACAGGGCATTGCCGATCCTGCAAAAGTGGCAATTATGGGTGGCTCTTATGGCGGCTATGCGACGTTAGTTGGTCTGACCTTCACCCCAGACGTATTTGCCGCAGGCGTGGATATTGTGGGACCTAGCAGCCTGATTACGTTGATGCAGAGCATTCCGCCCTACTGGGAGCCGCTCAAAGCACAGTTCTATCACCGGGTTGGCAATCTTGACACCGAAGCAGAATTCCTCAAATCTCGATCGCCCCTGTTTTTTATCGATCGGATCCAGAAACCCTTATTGATTGGTCAAGGAGCCAACGATCCGCGAGTCAAACAAGCCGAAAGCGATCAGATTGTAGAAGCAATGCAGAAAGCAGGCAAGCCAGTCGAATATGCGCTTTACACTGACGAGGGACATGGCTTTGCGCGTCCTGAAAACCGCCTTCACTTCTATGCTGTTGCAGAAGAATTCCTGGCGAAATACTTAGGGGGACGCTGTGAACCGATCGGCGAAATCTCAGGCCATTCAGGCATTGTGCGCTAA
- a CDS encoding 1-acyl-sn-glycerol-3-phosphate acyltransferase, which translates to MIDWQHSNQAISETLNVSTIHEVDECVSAYPQSPLAAQSELAPYSFRWFDWFCFWYPPGWLILFNRHWQHYHDDRDGWNWLEYLLFLIPGGFYLALLLRWLRLGCRAPQAVDRAIDPRYQVAFRREILTPILKHYFRAELHQIENLPQTGSLLVTINHAGMCFPWDIVGLGVLLSENCDRLPQPVAHEIFFDHPWLRWWLPAGWSQILGGIRAKTEDFEAAVKRASLENKAIDLEQKQGSASAILYAPEGWRGLVKGWRYRYQLQTFDPSFIRLSNQYQLPILPVVCLGNEYLHPWTINLKRVARWLGMPIFPLSPLLLLFLLFPSMGVWANRTRLRYVIQPVQKTWEGQPSASKSWQVRTETYQKAQQMRSNLQSVIDRLRQRKAKP; encoded by the coding sequence ATGATAGATTGGCAACATTCCAATCAAGCGATTTCAGAAACACTTAATGTGTCAACCATCCACGAGGTAGACGAGTGCGTTTCTGCTTATCCCCAATCCCCGTTAGCGGCTCAATCTGAACTAGCTCCCTACTCATTTCGCTGGTTTGATTGGTTCTGTTTTTGGTATCCTCCCGGCTGGCTAATTTTGTTTAACCGCCACTGGCAGCATTATCACGACGATCGCGATGGCTGGAATTGGTTAGAGTACCTGCTATTCCTGATCCCTGGTGGATTTTATCTGGCGCTGTTGCTGCGCTGGCTGCGATTAGGATGTCGGGCACCGCAAGCAGTTGATCGGGCGATCGATCCTCGGTATCAAGTGGCTTTTCGACGAGAAATTTTGACCCCAATTCTCAAACATTATTTTCGGGCTGAACTGCACCAAATTGAGAACCTACCGCAAACTGGCTCTTTGCTGGTGACGATTAATCATGCTGGCATGTGCTTTCCGTGGGACATTGTCGGGCTGGGTGTGTTGCTGAGTGAAAATTGCGATCGGTTACCGCAGCCTGTCGCTCACGAAATCTTTTTTGATCATCCTTGGTTGCGCTGGTGGCTTCCGGCCGGGTGGTCGCAGATTTTAGGGGGAATTCGCGCCAAGACAGAAGATTTTGAGGCGGCAGTGAAGAGAGCCAGTCTTGAGAATAAAGCGATCGACTTGGAACAGAAACAAGGTTCGGCTTCTGCAATTTTGTATGCACCTGAAGGCTGGCGCGGATTGGTTAAAGGGTGGCGATATCGATATCAGCTACAAACCTTTGATCCAAGTTTTATTCGGTTGAGCAATCAGTATCAGTTGCCCATCTTACCTGTTGTTTGCCTGGGTAATGAGTATTTACACCCCTGGACGATTAACCTGAAGCGGGTGGCGCGGTGGTTAGGGATGCCAATCTTTCCCCTTTCCCCTCTGCTGCTGCTTTTCCTGCTATTTCCGTCAATGGGAGTTTGGGCAAACCGAACCCGTCTGCGCTATGTTATTCAGCCAGTACAAAAAACTTGGGAAGGTCAGCCTTCTGCCTCAAAATCATGGCAGGTACGGACAGAAACTTACCAAAAAGCCCAGCAAATGCGATCGAACTTGCAGAGTGTGATCGATCGATTACGGCAGCGGAAAGCCAAACCATAA